A genome region from Microbacterium profundi includes the following:
- a CDS encoding carbohydrate ABC transporter permease: MNPRKSNTLLIVMVIYALYTLVPLVWLLFSSTKTQAGLFSSFGLWFSDDFAFFDNLAATFSYRDGIFLRWLGNTLLYVVVGAGGATLLATMAGYGLAKYRFPGRRAVFAVVLGAVAVPGTALAVPTFLLFSELGLTNTPWAVIIPSLISPFGLYLIWVFATESVPTELLEAARIDGAGEFRTFFTISMRLLAPGIVTVALFTVVATWNNYFLPLIMLSDPDWYPLTVGLNQWSNQAIGAGSQPIYNLVIMGSLLTIIPIVIAFLLLQRFWQSGLTAGSVKQ; encoded by the coding sequence ATGAACCCGCGCAAGTCGAACACGTTGCTGATCGTCATGGTCATTTACGCCCTGTACACGCTGGTGCCCTTGGTCTGGTTGCTGTTCAGCTCGACCAAGACCCAGGCCGGCCTGTTCTCCTCCTTCGGCCTGTGGTTCTCCGACGACTTCGCGTTCTTCGACAACCTCGCGGCCACGTTCTCGTACCGCGACGGGATCTTCCTGCGCTGGCTCGGCAACACGCTGCTCTACGTCGTGGTCGGCGCGGGAGGCGCGACCCTGCTCGCGACGATGGCCGGATACGGACTCGCCAAGTATCGCTTCCCAGGTCGTCGTGCGGTCTTCGCCGTCGTCCTCGGAGCAGTGGCAGTGCCGGGCACCGCTCTCGCCGTGCCGACGTTCCTGCTCTTCAGCGAACTCGGCCTGACGAACACTCCGTGGGCGGTGATCATCCCCTCGCTCATCAGCCCCTTCGGCCTGTACCTCATCTGGGTGTTCGCGACGGAATCCGTGCCCACCGAACTGCTGGAAGCCGCCCGCATCGACGGCGCAGGCGAGTTCCGCACCTTCTTCACCATCTCGATGCGCCTGCTCGCCCCCGGCATCGTCACGGTCGCGCTGTTCACGGTCGTCGCGACGTGGAACAACTACTTCCTGCCGCTGATCATGCTCTCCGACCCGGACTGGTACCCGCTGACCGTCGGACTCAACCAGTGGAGCAACCAGGCCATCGGCGCGGGCTCTCAGCCCATCTACAACCTCGTGATCATGGGCTCGCTGCTCACGATCATCCCGATCGTGATCGCATTCCTGCTCCTGCAGCGCTTCTGGCAGTCCGGGCTCACCGCCGGAAGCGTCAAGCAGTAG
- a CDS encoding ABC transporter substrate-binding protein has protein sequence MKHIPSAATRRALTALAAGTVAAIALAGCGAGAGGSDSTGDGSFDSIEAALETGGEITYWSWTPSAEAQVAAFEKAYPNVKVNLVNAGTNNEEYTKLQNAIKAGSGAPDVVQVEYYAFPQFALTDAFVDLSQYGFGDFEDDYTASTWNSVTDGDAIYGLPQDSGPMALFYNKTVFDAAGVAVPTTWDEYYEAAKAIHAADPNAYITNDIGDAGFATSMIWQAGGQPFATSGTDVTLDLQDEGSKKWADNWNRLVQEDLLAPYGSWSDEWFRGLGDGSLATLVIGAWMPGNLISGAPDGSGDWRVAPMPTYDGTAATAENGGGGQAVTKQSENAELAAGFLWWLNNSDESISTFLESGGFPSTTAELSSEEFLSDAPEYFGGQKINEVLAAAADDVVEGWNYLPYQVYANSIFGDTVGQSYQNGTDLNEGLTAWQDALAEYGDSQGFSVNK, from the coding sequence ATGAAGCACATTCCCTCCGCTGCGACCCGCCGTGCACTCACGGCACTCGCAGCAGGAACAGTGGCCGCGATCGCACTGGCAGGCTGCGGCGCCGGCGCCGGCGGCTCGGACAGCACCGGCGACGGATCATTCGACTCGATCGAAGCCGCCCTCGAAACCGGCGGCGAGATCACGTACTGGTCCTGGACCCCGTCGGCTGAGGCGCAGGTCGCCGCGTTCGAGAAGGCCTATCCGAACGTGAAGGTCAACCTCGTCAACGCGGGCACCAACAACGAGGAGTACACCAAGCTGCAGAACGCCATCAAGGCGGGATCCGGCGCGCCGGATGTCGTGCAGGTCGAGTACTACGCCTTCCCGCAGTTCGCCCTCACCGATGCGTTCGTCGATCTCTCCCAGTACGGCTTCGGCGACTTCGAGGACGACTACACGGCATCCACCTGGAACTCCGTCACCGACGGCGACGCCATCTACGGCCTTCCGCAGGACTCCGGCCCCATGGCGCTGTTCTACAACAAGACCGTCTTCGACGCGGCCGGCGTCGCCGTGCCGACCACGTGGGACGAGTACTACGAGGCGGCCAAGGCCATCCACGCCGCAGACCCGAACGCGTACATCACCAACGACATCGGCGACGCCGGCTTCGCCACCAGCATGATCTGGCAGGCCGGCGGGCAGCCGTTCGCGACCTCCGGAACCGACGTCACGCTCGACCTTCAGGACGAGGGTTCGAAGAAGTGGGCCGACAACTGGAATCGGCTGGTCCAGGAGGACCTGCTCGCCCCGTACGGCAGCTGGAGCGATGAGTGGTTCCGCGGTCTCGGCGACGGCAGTCTCGCCACGCTCGTGATCGGCGCCTGGATGCCGGGCAACCTGATCTCCGGTGCGCCGGACGGCTCCGGCGACTGGCGCGTCGCGCCGATGCCGACCTACGACGGCACCGCGGCGACTGCCGAGAACGGCGGCGGCGGACAGGCCGTCACGAAGCAGAGCGAGAACGCCGAGCTGGCAGCCGGCTTCCTGTGGTGGCTGAACAACAGCGACGAGAGCATCTCGACGTTCCTCGAGTCGGGTGGCTTCCCGTCGACGACGGCCGAGCTCTCGAGCGAGGAGTTCCTCAGCGACGCGCCGGAGTACTTCGGCGGACAGAAGATCAACGAAGTGCTCGCCGCCGCGGCGGACGACGTGGTCGAAGGCTGGAACTACCTGCCCTACCAGGTGTACGCGAACAGCATCTTCGGCGACACCGTCGGTCAGTCGTACCAGAACGGCACGGACCTCAATGAAGGTCTCACTGCCTGGCAGGACGCGCTGGCCGAGTACGGCGACAGCCAGGGCTTCAGCGTCAACAAGTGA
- a CDS encoding glycoside hydrolase family 35 protein yields the protein MSTFSIGDTDFLRDGRAHQIISGAIHYFRVHPDQWRDRIRKARLMGLNTIETYVAWNAHEPRRGEWNATGWNDLGRFLDLVREEGMDAIVRPGPYICAEWHNGGLPTWLAADETTLRTSDPDYLADVTDYLRRVYEIVAPRQIQRGGPVVLVQIENEYGAYGSDKAYLEELVRVTQSSGITVPLTTVDQPVDQMLADGSLAGLHRTGSFGSRVPERLATLRRHQATGPLMCSEFWDGWFDWWGGIHHTTEVAASADDLDALLSAGASVNIYMFHGGTNFGLTNGANHKGRYLPLVTSYDYDAPLDEAGNPTEKYYALRDVIAKHAPVPDELPEAGSPAPSFTVPLQHAGPWSDAGTTAAPSSSAECPATFDELGHLSALVRYDVELPEFHAPAMLTVDDIRDLAWVSVDGRSVGTLARTRHDHAVSIPPGRTLSILVEDQGRVNYGDRLGEEKGLIGVPLLDGEPLRNWRSMPLDVAAIADTVAAGDTATSTDSDAAEAPSAWIGDFDLRAESDLFLDTAGWGKGYAFVNGFFLGRYWRNGPQRSLYVPAPVTRRGSNRVVVLELEHLLTAHAQFLPGLALGDHEE from the coding sequence GTGAGCACCTTCTCCATCGGCGACACCGACTTCCTCCGTGACGGCCGGGCGCACCAGATCATCTCCGGAGCCATCCATTACTTCCGCGTGCATCCGGATCAGTGGCGCGACCGCATCCGCAAGGCCCGGCTGATGGGCCTGAACACGATCGAGACCTATGTCGCCTGGAACGCGCATGAACCGCGCCGTGGCGAGTGGAACGCCACGGGCTGGAACGACCTCGGGCGCTTTCTCGACCTCGTGCGGGAAGAGGGCATGGATGCGATCGTCCGCCCTGGGCCGTACATATGCGCAGAATGGCATAACGGCGGACTTCCCACCTGGCTGGCGGCGGATGAGACCACGCTGCGCACCTCCGACCCCGACTACCTCGCCGACGTCACCGACTATCTCCGACGCGTGTATGAGATCGTCGCCCCTCGGCAGATCCAGCGCGGAGGCCCGGTCGTCCTCGTGCAGATCGAGAACGAGTACGGCGCATACGGATCCGACAAGGCGTACCTGGAAGAACTCGTTCGCGTCACGCAGAGCTCCGGCATCACCGTGCCCCTGACCACTGTCGACCAGCCGGTCGACCAGATGCTCGCAGACGGCAGCCTCGCAGGCCTCCACCGCACCGGCTCCTTCGGCTCCCGCGTTCCCGAACGCCTCGCCACGCTCCGCCGGCATCAGGCGACCGGTCCGCTCATGTGCTCGGAGTTCTGGGACGGCTGGTTCGACTGGTGGGGCGGCATCCATCACACCACCGAGGTCGCCGCCAGCGCCGACGACCTCGACGCGCTGCTGAGCGCCGGGGCGTCCGTAAATATCTACATGTTCCACGGCGGCACGAACTTCGGCCTCACCAACGGCGCGAATCACAAGGGCCGCTACCTTCCTCTCGTGACGTCGTACGACTACGACGCCCCGCTGGACGAGGCCGGCAATCCGACAGAGAAGTACTACGCGCTGCGCGATGTGATCGCGAAGCACGCACCAGTGCCGGACGAGCTGCCGGAGGCGGGCTCTCCCGCGCCGTCGTTCACCGTGCCGCTGCAGCACGCCGGCCCCTGGTCGGATGCCGGCACCACCGCCGCGCCGTCCTCCTCCGCCGAGTGCCCGGCCACCTTCGACGAGCTCGGGCACCTGAGCGCGCTCGTGCGTTACGACGTCGAGCTGCCAGAGTTCCACGCACCGGCGATGCTGACCGTCGACGACATCCGCGACCTCGCCTGGGTGAGCGTGGACGGCCGGAGCGTCGGCACCCTCGCCCGCACGCGCCACGATCACGCCGTCTCGATCCCACCGGGGCGCACCCTCAGCATCCTCGTCGAGGATCAGGGACGCGTGAACTACGGCGACCGTCTCGGGGAGGAGAAGGGCCTCATCGGCGTACCGCTTCTCGACGGCGAGCCGCTTCGCAATTGGCGCTCGATGCCCCTGGACGTCGCGGCGATCGCCGACACGGTCGCAGCCGGCGACACGGCGACGTCCACGGACTCGGATGCCGCCGAGGCTCCGTCCGCGTGGATCGGCGACTTCGATCTGCGAGCCGAATCCGATCTGTTCCTCGACACCGCAGGCTGGGGCAAGGGGTACGCGTTCGTGAACGGGTTCTTCCTCGGCCGGTACTGGCGCAACGGACCGCAGCGCTCGCTCTACGTCCCTGCCCCCGTGACGCGCCGAGGAAGCAACCGGGTCGTCGTGCTCGAGCTCGAGCATCTGCTGACCGCTCACGCGCAGTTCCTCCCCGGCCTCGCACTCGGCGACCACGAAGAATGA
- a CDS encoding MFS transporter, whose product MSTVVKPANPRSRVILASLVGTTIEFYDFYAYATAAVLVFPVLFFPSDNATASLLASFAVFGAAMVARPIGAMVFGHFGDKYGRKATLVASLLTMGIATFVIGLLPTFQQIGWVAPLLLLILRLAQGFALGGEWSGAALVATENAPKGKRAWYGSFPQLGAPLGFIIANFIFLGINWALPHGENPSLQSEAFLAWGWRIPFLFSAVMVIIGLWVRLKLVESDTFKRAEQKGVIRKMPLATVFRHHWKHLILGTFIMLATYVLFYLMTNFTLAYGTASTDADVPGAGFGYTDFVLMQIVGVVFFGIFTLLSGPVADAIGRRKLLLWVTGAIIVFGLTFNVFLMPQLDPQFTGALTQAFLVFGFMLMGITFGPMGAMLPELFPTNVRYSGSAIAYNVSSILGAAIAPLIALKLWEFAAGEPWLVGLYLSAMGVLTFVALILTKETKDNDYDDDLGLAAAVEL is encoded by the coding sequence ATGAGTACCGTAGTGAAACCCGCCAACCCCCGCTCCCGGGTCATCCTCGCGAGCCTCGTCGGCACGACCATCGAGTTCTACGACTTCTACGCGTACGCGACAGCCGCCGTCCTCGTCTTCCCGGTCCTGTTCTTCCCCAGTGACAACGCCACGGCGTCGCTGCTGGCATCATTCGCCGTCTTCGGCGCGGCGATGGTCGCGCGTCCGATCGGCGCGATGGTCTTCGGCCACTTCGGCGACAAGTACGGCCGTAAAGCGACGCTCGTGGCCTCGCTGCTCACGATGGGCATCGCGACGTTCGTGATCGGACTGCTGCCGACGTTCCAGCAGATCGGCTGGGTGGCGCCGCTGCTGCTGCTCATCCTGCGTCTCGCTCAGGGATTCGCTCTCGGTGGTGAGTGGTCCGGTGCCGCACTCGTCGCGACCGAGAACGCACCGAAGGGCAAGCGCGCCTGGTACGGCTCGTTCCCGCAGCTGGGCGCTCCACTCGGCTTCATCATCGCGAACTTCATCTTCCTCGGCATCAACTGGGCGCTCCCGCACGGCGAGAACCCGTCTCTGCAGTCCGAGGCCTTCCTCGCCTGGGGCTGGCGCATTCCGTTCCTGTTCTCGGCGGTGATGGTCATCATCGGCTTGTGGGTACGGCTCAAGCTCGTGGAATCCGACACGTTCAAGCGCGCCGAGCAGAAGGGCGTCATCCGCAAGATGCCGCTTGCCACCGTGTTCCGCCACCATTGGAAGCACCTCATCCTCGGCACGTTCATCATGCTGGCCACGTACGTGCTGTTCTACCTGATGACGAACTTCACGCTCGCATACGGCACGGCCTCGACCGACGCCGATGTGCCGGGAGCGGGCTTCGGGTACACCGACTTCGTGCTCATGCAGATCGTCGGCGTCGTCTTCTTCGGTATCTTCACGCTGCTCTCCGGCCCTGTCGCCGACGCGATCGGACGCCGGAAGCTGCTGCTGTGGGTCACGGGAGCGATCATCGTCTTCGGTCTCACCTTCAACGTGTTCCTGATGCCGCAGCTCGATCCGCAGTTCACCGGTGCGCTCACACAGGCGTTCCTGGTGTTCGGCTTCATGCTGATGGGGATCACGTTCGGGCCGATGGGTGCGATGCTGCCCGAGCTGTTCCCGACGAATGTGCGCTATTCCGGTTCCGCCATCGCCTACAACGTCTCCTCGATCCTCGGTGCAGCGATCGCGCCTCTCATCGCCCTGAAGCTCTGGGAGTTCGCGGCGGGCGAGCCGTGGCTCGTCGGACTGTACCTGTCGGCGATGGGCGTGCTCACCTTCGTCGCGTTGATCCTGACGAAGGAGACGAAGGACAACGACTACGACGACGACCTCGGGCTCGCTGCCGCCGTCGAACTGTAG
- a CDS encoding S66 family peptidase — protein MPSKLVPGDHVAVLSPSFAAPAVAPVLHEQALRRITDLTGLVPVEYPTTRLLDATPEARAADVNAAFADPRIRAILATIGGDDQILVVPHLDAALAQADPKPFIGYSDNTNILNWLWQHGVAGYYGGSTAVHLGPGPVVDDIHLRSLRAALLDGGEIALTEPGESEDVGRRWEDPRALTEYGDRVPTTPWTWAGPERRVEGRTWGGCLEVIDGLAMADRLPAASDLDGAILLLETSEERPPASWVARWLRGLGERGILAAISGVVVARPPVSDFDFHPSAEEAQALRDAQRDVVIETVGRYNPDAVICVGVPFGHTRPQWIVPYGGRLVLDGIRRTVTADYR, from the coding sequence ATGCCTTCGAAGCTCGTCCCCGGTGACCACGTCGCCGTCCTGTCCCCGTCCTTCGCCGCCCCTGCCGTCGCTCCCGTGTTGCACGAGCAGGCGCTGCGCAGGATCACAGACCTGACTGGCCTCGTCCCGGTCGAGTACCCGACGACGCGCCTTCTTGACGCGACCCCAGAGGCACGAGCAGCCGATGTCAATGCGGCCTTCGCTGATCCAAGAATCCGCGCGATCCTAGCGACCATCGGCGGCGACGATCAGATCCTCGTCGTCCCGCATCTGGATGCTGCGCTCGCGCAGGCCGACCCCAAACCGTTCATCGGCTACAGCGACAACACGAACATCCTGAACTGGCTGTGGCAGCACGGCGTCGCCGGCTACTACGGCGGTTCGACCGCAGTGCACCTCGGCCCTGGCCCCGTGGTCGACGACATCCACCTGCGTTCACTGCGCGCGGCGCTGCTGGACGGCGGCGAGATCGCGCTGACCGAGCCGGGTGAGTCCGAAGACGTCGGACGTCGGTGGGAGGATCCTCGCGCCCTCACGGAGTATGGCGATCGGGTGCCGACGACGCCCTGGACGTGGGCCGGCCCCGAGCGCCGTGTCGAGGGGCGCACCTGGGGCGGGTGCCTCGAAGTGATCGACGGACTTGCGATGGCGGATCGTCTGCCCGCGGCATCCGATCTCGACGGCGCAATACTGCTCCTCGAGACGAGCGAAGAACGCCCTCCCGCGAGCTGGGTCGCGCGCTGGTTGCGCGGACTGGGGGAGCGCGGCATCCTGGCCGCCATATCAGGCGTGGTCGTCGCGCGGCCGCCGGTGAGCGACTTCGACTTTCACCCCTCGGCGGAGGAAGCGCAGGCGCTGCGTGATGCCCAGCGCGACGTCGTGATCGAGACCGTCGGGCGTTACAACCCGGATGCCGTGATCTGCGTCGGCGTGCCCTTCGGGCACACTCGCCCGCAGTGGATCGTGCCATACGGCGGGCGCCTCGTTCTCGACGGCATCCGCCGCACTGTCACCGCGGACTACCGCTGA
- a CDS encoding IS110 family RNA-guided transposase, whose product MFAQSEDDEQIIQRVAALDIGKAEVVCCVRLPSPAGGKRRVQEVTTHSTMTRSLTELANRLVELGIERVVMEATSDYWRPPFYLLEAHGLEPWLVNAKDVKHLPGRPKTDVLDAVWLCRVAERQMLRPSFVPPRPIRRLRDLTRYRIDLVGSRGAEKNRVEKLLEDACIKLSVVASDIFGVSGREMMAALIAGEQDPRVLAQMARSSMRRKIPALEDAFTGHFDEHHRFLLARMLSRIDQINADIAAVDEQIGEHLVPFGDAAARLDEIPGVGATAAAIIIAEIGVDMTRFPTPGHLTSWAKFAPGVKSSAGKTMGNGATGHGNRYLARALGEAAISASKTNTFLGARYRRLARRRGRKKALVAVGRSILVIIWHLLNDTDARYIDLGPDHHDRHVNTETVKRVHVRQLEALGYHVTLQPAA is encoded by the coding sequence GTGTTTGCGCAGTCTGAAGATGACGAGCAGATCATCCAGCGGGTCGCGGCGTTGGATATCGGCAAGGCCGAAGTGGTCTGCTGCGTCCGATTACCCTCACCCGCCGGCGGCAAGCGGCGGGTGCAGGAAGTCACGACGCATTCGACGATGACCCGGTCGTTGACCGAGCTGGCAAACCGGCTGGTGGAGTTAGGCATCGAGCGGGTGGTGATGGAAGCGACCAGCGACTACTGGCGGCCACCGTTTTACCTGCTGGAAGCACACGGCCTGGAGCCGTGGCTGGTCAACGCGAAAGACGTCAAGCACCTGCCTGGCCGCCCGAAGACCGACGTGCTGGATGCGGTCTGGCTCTGCAGAGTCGCGGAACGGCAGATGCTGCGGCCAAGTTTCGTGCCCCCGCGTCCGATCCGTCGGCTGCGGGATCTGACCCGGTACCGGATCGATCTGGTCGGCTCACGGGGCGCGGAGAAGAACCGGGTCGAGAAGCTCCTCGAAGACGCCTGCATCAAACTCTCCGTCGTCGCGTCCGACATCTTCGGGGTTTCCGGGCGGGAGATGATGGCGGCTCTGATCGCCGGGGAGCAAGACCCGAGAGTCCTCGCCCAGATGGCCCGGTCCAGCATGCGCAGGAAGATCCCCGCGCTGGAGGACGCGTTCACCGGCCACTTCGACGAGCATCACCGGTTCCTGCTCGCGCGGATGCTGAGCCGCATCGATCAGATCAACGCCGATATCGCCGCCGTCGATGAGCAGATCGGCGAGCACCTGGTCCCTTTCGGTGACGCGGCCGCCCGGCTCGATGAGATCCCCGGCGTCGGGGCAACAGCGGCCGCGATCATCATCGCCGAGATCGGGGTCGATATGACCCGGTTCCCCACCCCCGGACATTTGACGTCCTGGGCGAAGTTCGCCCCCGGAGTGAAGAGTTCAGCGGGGAAGACCATGGGCAACGGCGCCACCGGGCACGGCAACCGCTACCTCGCACGAGCCCTCGGCGAAGCAGCGATAAGCGCCAGCAAGACGAACACGTTCCTCGGCGCTCGCTACCGACGCCTGGCCCGACGCCGCGGGAGGAAGAAGGCTCTCGTCGCCGTCGGGAGATCCATCCTCGTCATCATCTGGCATCTTCTGAACGACACCGACGCCCGCTACATCGACCTGGGGCCGGACCACCACGACCGGCACGTGAACACCGAGACAGTCAAACGCGTCCACGTCCGCCAGCTCGAAGCTCTCGGCTACCACGTCACCCTACAACCCGCCGCCTGA
- a CDS encoding ABC transporter ATP-binding protein: MSRTATERRRGRSAPQDGPRATFRQLLPFLFEHKKTLIVVAILSVFGAATSLVQPLLVGQVIAAVQANETLGILVWLLVGFVLISSVISGYQHYLLQRTGTAVVHSSRRQLIARILHLPIREFDARRTGDLVSRVGTDTTLLYAVLTQGLADAVGSAILFLGALIAMLIIDPILLLLIVVVIGISLAVVVMLSGRIRTASSAQQVKVGELASAVERAVGSIRTVRASGATEREAESVSSLAGEAYGLGVRIAKVSALVVPISGIALQLSLLAVLGVGGFRVAAGAITIASLITFVMFLFMLIMPLATTFGAITSVNQALGALGRIQEVLDLPTEDQEDAAIAASVESGAEPVGTSSPAIAFHDVRFRYPDAVVAARVAAATEARTVLVDAHLEPEAQEKDAEQPADRDVLRGVSFAVPRGSRVALVGPSGAGKSTVLSLIERFYDPTGGSIRLDGHDIRTYPRADLRAQFGYVEQDAPTLAGTLADNLRLASPDATDADCERVLRAVNLGDVLERGTLGLQTPVGEDGVMLSGGERQRLAIARALLTEAPILLLDESTSSLDGVNEQRMRDAIDAVSADRTLIVIAHRLSTVVDSDLIVVLQNGEVVGQGTHSELIEQVPLYRDLARHQLLV; encoded by the coding sequence ATGTCTCGTACGGCGACCGAACGCCGACGCGGACGCAGCGCGCCACAGGACGGCCCGCGCGCCACGTTCCGCCAGTTGCTCCCCTTCCTGTTCGAGCACAAGAAGACGCTGATCGTCGTCGCGATCCTCAGCGTGTTCGGCGCTGCGACCTCGCTCGTGCAACCTCTTCTGGTCGGGCAGGTCATCGCGGCCGTGCAGGCGAATGAGACGCTGGGAATCCTCGTATGGCTGCTGGTCGGCTTCGTGCTCATCTCATCGGTGATCTCCGGCTACCAGCACTATCTGCTGCAGCGCACCGGCACCGCGGTCGTGCACTCCAGCCGCCGTCAGCTCATCGCCCGCATCCTGCATCTGCCGATCCGCGAGTTCGACGCACGTCGCACCGGCGATCTCGTCTCGCGCGTCGGCACCGACACGACGCTCCTCTACGCCGTGCTCACGCAAGGACTCGCGGATGCCGTCGGCAGCGCGATCCTGTTCCTCGGTGCGCTGATCGCGATGCTGATCATCGACCCGATCCTGCTGCTGCTGATCGTCGTGGTCATCGGCATCTCGCTCGCCGTCGTCGTGATGCTGAGCGGCCGCATCCGCACGGCATCCAGCGCGCAGCAGGTCAAGGTGGGAGAGCTCGCCTCTGCGGTCGAACGAGCGGTGGGGTCGATCCGCACCGTGCGTGCCTCCGGTGCCACCGAGCGCGAGGCGGAATCCGTGTCGTCGCTGGCCGGCGAGGCATACGGCCTCGGAGTGCGCATCGCGAAGGTCTCTGCACTGGTCGTCCCGATCTCCGGCATCGCCCTGCAGTTGTCACTGCTCGCCGTGCTGGGCGTCGGCGGCTTCCGCGTCGCGGCCGGCGCGATCACGATCGCCTCGCTCATCACGTTCGTGATGTTCCTGTTCATGCTGATCATGCCGCTCGCGACGACGTTCGGCGCCATCACCTCGGTCAACCAGGCGCTCGGCGCGCTGGGACGCATCCAGGAGGTGCTCGACCTTCCGACCGAGGATCAGGAGGATGCCGCGATCGCCGCGTCCGTCGAGTCGGGCGCTGAGCCTGTCGGAACGTCGTCTCCCGCTATCGCGTTCCATGACGTGCGGTTCCGCTACCCCGACGCCGTGGTCGCCGCGCGCGTGGCGGCGGCGACAGAGGCCCGCACTGTGCTGGTCGACGCGCATCTCGAGCCCGAGGCGCAGGAGAAGGATGCCGAGCAGCCGGCCGACCGCGACGTCCTTCGAGGCGTGTCGTTCGCGGTGCCGCGCGGATCACGCGTCGCGCTCGTCGGCCCGAGCGGGGCGGGAAAGAGCACCGTCCTGTCGTTGATCGAGCGGTTCTACGACCCGACCGGCGGCTCGATCCGCCTCGACGGTCACGACATCCGCACCTATCCTCGAGCCGACCTCCGCGCGCAGTTCGGCTACGTCGAGCAGGATGCGCCGACGCTTGCGGGCACGCTCGCCGACAACCTGCGGCTCGCCTCGCCGGACGCCACCGATGCCGACTGCGAGCGCGTGCTGCGCGCCGTGAATCTGGGCGACGTGCTCGAACGCGGCACCCTGGGACTTCAGACCCCGGTCGGCGAGGACGGCGTGATGCTCTCCGGCGGTGAGCGTCAGCGACTCGCGATCGCCAGGGCCCTTCTCACCGAGGCGCCGATCCTGCTGCTCGATGAATCGACCTCCTCGCTCGACGGCGTGAACGAGCAGCGCATGCGCGACGCGATCGACGCCGTCTCCGCCGACCGCACGCTCATCGTGATCGCGCACCGACTGTCGACCGTCGTCGACAGCGACCTGATCGTCGTGCTGCAGAACGGCGAAGTGGTGGGTCAGGGCACGCACTCAGAGCTCATCGAGCAGGTACCGCTGTACCGCGATCTCGCCCGCCACCAGCTGCTGGTCTAG